ATCGAAAATTTCGACCGTGTACCTCCTATTATCTCCTGCTCATGTGCTAGCTAcatcagctagctagctagccactCATGCATGCAATCTTCAGAAATATTCAGCCAACAATTGCCCAAGCTCGACACATCACTTCAGAGTTGATTTTGCTCAGGTTATCCTTAGAGCAAAGAGTTCATATGAACCCAATATTAGATTATGGCTAGAAGCATATGTGTAATTCTTCTAATTTTCAACCTTTTATGTATTATGAAACTCTGTTGTATGTTTTTTAACAATTATAATAAAAGCACAGTAGGGACTTGCACCCTCGTGTTTTCCTCTAAAAAAATGCATGCATCTGTCAACCCTCACCTGTAACTGACAGAATACAGCAGTAACTAAAGAGTAAAGAATGATGTACCTGGTGTGTGGGTCTCTAGCTGAAAGAGTGCAATATCAGTTTGAACTAATTAAGCCATTTTTTTTAAGTTTCACCAAGTTTTTAGAGAATAGCATCAAAGTTTTTGTATCTCTAAATTAAAAAGCTATGTTTTCTACGAGAAATTGTTTCATGACTAATTTAATTTAACGATGCTTATTTATTCGAGAAATCTAACGATGTTTATTATTACTAGTTTTTTTGTTTTACATATTTGGTCAAACCTGCGTTGGGTTGACTAAGCAAAAAAAAAGCTAGAATAATTGCGCTCTTGCGGGTATCCAAAACAAGCAAAAATTAACCGCACAAAGAATATGTTAAAGTATAAATAGATGCCCTGCATGTTACAGTCTTATCATCTTCCCAGATGGACCAAGaccatgtatatatatgtaagAGTAAACACTGCAACGTACTGCTagagcgcgcgcgcgcacacacacagcatCAACTATGCTAACTAGCTCACCACCATAATTATTATTAGCATTGTCCGATCGATCCAACAATGCAACAAACTACTACTGCGCTTGATTCACTCACTCACACTGAAACTGAGCCAAGGGTAGTAACTAAttaatcacacacacacacacaaacacacacacacgagACACGAATTAATAATCCAACAATTAATAACCAACTAAACGACAGATCGACCAACTAGATGATGATGCCTGCATGCGCGAGAGTAGTCTGCTCGCCGCTGCTGCCAGTCACTTTGCCACTAGCCCATGTCGTCGCCGTCGTCCGAGTCGATCCGAGCTAGCAGGGTACGGTGCGTGGTGGTGACTGGCGGCGATCGGCGTTGGGTCACACGGCGACGGCGGGGACGATCTCGATGACCTCTGGCATGGCGCCGTCCGGGTTGGCTGCGGCCATCCTGCGGGTCTCGGCAGCCACGGCGGCGTCCTTGTGCTGCTGCTCCACCACCTCGATCTTGTGCACGCCCACGATGGGGATGGGGCTCACCGACAGGATGGCCACCGTGTTGGGTGCCAGCTCGATCACCTGCCCCTGCACCTGCACCGCGCCCGCGCCGTCGGTGGTCGTCGGCAGCACGGCGTTGTTCTTGGCCGGCCGGGGCTTGCGGTACCAGAAGTAGAGCCCCATCTGGACGCAGCTGAAGAAGAAGCCGCCGACGTTGGGGTACTGAATGGATTGAAAAACATTATTCAGTTAATTCACATCCATCATCATCTGGTGTTTCAGTTCAGTAGTAAGGAAGCTCCAATTGCTAGCTAGTCCTATCCTTACCATGACGAATGGGTCCTTGGTGAAGAGGCCATAGCAGAACCAAGCGACGGCGCTGAGGGTGAGGCAGAAGGAGAGGCTGATGGGCAGGAACTCCACGCTCTTGGTCTTGACAACCTTGACGATGATGCTGAGCGGCGCGACGAAGACGGCCATGGAGAAGGCGAGGCAGACGCTGCCGAGGAACTTGACGCGGTGCGGCTCGCGGACGACGAAGAGCGTGACCACGACGACGAGCGCGAACGCCGC
This sequence is a window from Miscanthus floridulus cultivar M001 unplaced genomic scaffold, ASM1932011v1 fs_130_1_2, whole genome shotgun sequence. Protein-coding genes within it:
- the LOC136530436 gene encoding bidirectional sugar transporter SWEET11-like; this translates as MAGGLFSMAHPAITLSGIAGNIISFLVFLAPVATFLQVYRKKSTGGFSSVPYVVALFSSVLWIFYALVKTNSRPLLTINAFGCGVEAAYIVFYLAYAPRNEKLRTLAYFFLLDVAAFALVVVVTLFVVREPHRVKFLGSVCLAFSMAVFVAPLSIIVKVVKTKSVEFLPISLSFCLTLSAVAWFCYGLFTKDPFVMYPNVGGFFFSCVQMGLYFWYRKPRPAKNNAVLPTTTDGAGAVQVQGQVIELAPNTVAILSVSPIPIVGVHKIEVVEQQHKDAAVAAETRRMAAANPDGAMPEVIEIVPAVAV